In Paenibacillus sp. 1781tsa1, one DNA window encodes the following:
- the aroB gene encoding 3-dehydroquinate synthase, with amino-acid sequence MRQLTVQLEERSYPILIGSGLLAQAPQYFEQYGLTKKSPLLIITDENVAPKYLSGLEQTLRTAGYTVVSAVVPSGETSKSLSVYQDMMTVAIEGKLDRSSAILALGGGVVGDLAGFVAATYMRGIKFVQVPTTILAHDSSVGGKVAVNHPLAKNMIGAFHQPELVLYDVDTLQSLPPRDVSAGLSEMLKHGLIRDEAFAHWCEEHAEELLALNPEALGYGLERGCGIKAEIVSRDERENGERALLNLGHTIGHAIEAIAGYGEFLHGEAISIGMAGSALLGEKLGAPAGLYEDTVRMLRSLRLPTTMPAHLDTDELMEAMMHDKKFREGHMVFIIPDRIGAARIVKDVPVSAVRDVIEMLRKGE; translated from the coding sequence ATGCGTCAGCTGACGGTACAGTTGGAGGAACGCTCATATCCGATTCTGATTGGTAGCGGCTTATTGGCACAAGCCCCTCAATATTTTGAGCAATATGGCCTAACCAAAAAAAGTCCGTTACTCATCATTACAGATGAAAATGTGGCTCCCAAATACTTGTCAGGTTTGGAGCAAACGCTGCGTACGGCTGGTTATACAGTCGTATCGGCGGTTGTACCCTCTGGTGAAACATCGAAATCCCTTTCGGTGTACCAGGATATGATGACCGTCGCTATCGAAGGCAAACTGGATCGGAGTTCTGCGATTCTGGCCCTAGGTGGTGGTGTCGTAGGTGATCTGGCTGGCTTTGTTGCCGCTACATATATGCGTGGAATCAAGTTTGTTCAAGTACCTACAACGATTTTGGCGCATGACAGCAGTGTAGGTGGCAAGGTGGCTGTCAATCATCCGCTGGCCAAAAATATGATCGGTGCATTCCACCAGCCGGAGCTGGTACTCTACGATGTGGACACACTTCAATCTTTGCCACCACGAGATGTTTCGGCAGGTTTGTCAGAGATGCTGAAGCACGGGCTGATCCGTGATGAGGCTTTCGCACACTGGTGTGAGGAACATGCAGAGGAGTTGCTAGCGCTAAATCCTGAAGCGTTGGGATATGGCCTGGAGCGAGGTTGTGGCATTAAGGCAGAGATAGTATCCAGAGACGAACGTGAAAATGGAGAACGTGCATTGTTGAACCTTGGACATACGATTGGTCATGCCATTGAAGCGATTGCTGGATATGGAGAATTCCTGCACGGAGAAGCGATATCCATCGGTATGGCTGGATCGGCATTGCTTGGTGAGAAGCTTGGTGCTCCAGCAGGACTCTATGAAGATACGGTCCGCATGTTACGTTCACTTCGCCTTCCAACAACGATGCCTGCTCATCTGGACACGGATGAATTAATGGAAGCGATGATGCATGACAAAAAATTCCGTGAAGGTCATATGGTGTTCATCATTCCTGATCGGATTGGGGCTGCAAGAATTGTGAAGGACGTACCTGTGTCGGCAGTTCGGGACGTCATTGAAATGCTCAGGAAGGGAGAATAA